Proteins encoded in a region of the Cheilinus undulatus linkage group 8, ASM1832078v1, whole genome shotgun sequence genome:
- the arhgef1b gene encoding rho guanine nucleotide exchange factor 1b isoform X4: MLLKKKRPSIVSDEEKCQSIFSAVVFYMKHLGVKSRAVDSKKSRGGFFRRQLVKNKKDEPSRSKPRGGFPIPSWIAGNTEVKPKTEPEADKVNPERKGLAPGRGSLTDSAAPSLPSKKLSTNVSPSSLPGLETNDGSNNNIITTNSPESAHTDGLPSNRLEPPTLSDGGDVSPVGLVGGLTIGEPFLTNETPTEENAEKERRKSRKVGRSESARVDRHSSRRRGSSRAKQSRSRSDVDLQPPSATTTTPAPLTPQLLHPPEGLVLNPEGPGHSPTSPSPQLEEMEPRLLEFEQDPPNWKEQASPEALASLSKKETKRQEIINELFTTEHAHVRMLSVLQMVFSRPLEKEELLTATELAAIFPNLDEIIEMHYNFYDNLKKLRLDDNFIVKSISTTMLNRFGGTEGEWFQKLTARFCSHQSWALDQIKSRQKREPRFNSFIQEAESKPQCRRLQLKDIIPIEMQRLTKYPLLLENIAKNTEDSTEKEKIQQSAECCRKILNHVNEEVKVMENLLTLKDYQRRLDTSGLKPSNELYTEYKNIDLTQKKMLYEGPLTWRVTKEKAIEVQCVLLGDLLVLLQRQDDKMVLKCQSKSNIAVQEGKQMLSPIIKLDSVFLREVATDRKAFYVIFTWDSGAQIYELVAQSVGERKIWTEVIKTAVDDLKKSGAPMRLTLPPGSGGAPFSPSALSAPLSPTENGGLKGVGDQDKDCLTDDKSSDPRHRLIDFLSDKGFDLIGHSNSDQEKVANSALDEVMCLKRLLIRSISLSEDSHPDEENGEDQSDRPCQETDIFQSTEDSHPTDRAAEEENDNLSKKEEAGMKGEEEESISAPLVLSQERLEEVCRRLHSLQEQLKRLQTVEEEHHRLQEALSKFSLEGGNFQ; encoded by the exons atgctaCTTAAAAAGAAGAG ACCTTCAATCGTCTCAGACGAGGAAAAATG CCAATCCATCTTTTCAGCGGTGGTCTTCTATATGAAGCACCTCGGTGTTAAAAGCAGGGCAGTCGACAGTAAGAAGTCCAGAGGAGGTTTCTTCAGAAGGCAGCTGGTAAAG AATAAGAAAGATGAACCATCAAGGTCCAAGCCTAGAGGAGGGTTCCCAATTCCCAGTTGGATTGCAGGCAACA CTGAGGTCAAACCTAAGACGGAGCCTGAAG CGGATAAGGTGAATCCAGAGCGTAAGGGTCTGGCTCCGGGGAGAGGCTCATTAACCGACTCTGCAGCCCCTTCCCTCCCCAGCAAGAAGTTGAGCACTAATGTAAGCCCCTCCTCCCTACCAGGGCTAGAGACCAATGACGGATCAAACAACAACATCATCACTACCAACAGCCCTGAGTCAGCACACACTGATG GCCTGCCAAGCAATCGCTTAGAGCCACCAACCCTATCAGACGGGGGAGACGTATCACCTGTTGGACTGGTAGGAGGGCTGACCATTGGAGAGCCTTTCCTAACCAACGAAACTCCCACAGAGGAGAATGCGGAGAAAGAAAG AAGGAAGAG TAGGAAAGTGGGGCGCAGTGAGAGTGCCCGTGTGGACCGGCACTCCTCTCGGCGCCGTGGCTCTTCCCGGGCTAAACAGTCTCGCTCTCGGAGCGACGTGGACCTCCAGCCACCATCTGCCACGACAACAACACCTGCCCCGCTTACCCCCCAGCTCCTCCATCC TCCTGAAGGACTGGTTTTGAATCCCGAAGGCCCCGGCCACTCCCCTACCAGCCCGTCCCCTCAGCTGGAGGAAATGGAGCCCCGCCTCTTGGAGTTCGAGCAAGACCCGCCCAACTGGAAGGAGCAGGCCTCCCCTGAAGCCCTGGCCAGTCTcagcaagaaggagacaaagaGGCAAGAGATCATTAATG AGCTGTTCACAACTGAGCATGCTCATGTGAGGATGCTAAGTGTTCTGCAGATGGTTTTCTCCAGACCTCTGGAGAAAGAGGAGCTCCTCACTGCCACTGAGCTGGCTGCCATCTTCCCCAACCTTGATGAAATCATTGAGATGCACT ATAACTTCTATGACAACCTGAAGAAATTGCGTTTGGATGACAACTTCATAGTTAAATCCATCAGCACCACAATGCTCAACAGA TTTGGAGGCACAGAGGGGGAATGGTTCCAGAAACTGACAGCCCGTTTCTGTAGTCACCAATCATGGGCCTTGGACCAGATCAAGAGCAGGCAGAAGAGGGAGCCACGCTTCAACTCCTTCATACAG GAGGCAGAGAGTAAACCCCAGTGCCGCAGGCTGCAGCTCAAGGACATCATTCCAATAGAGATGCAGAGACTGACCAAATACCCGCTGCTGCTGGAAAATATTGCAAAGAACACAG AGGACTCGACAGAGAAGGAGAAGATCCAACAGAGCGCAGAGTGCTGCAGAAAGATCCTCAACCATGTCAACGAGGAGGTCAAAGTGATGGAGAACCTATTG ACTCTTAAGGACTACCAGCGAAGATTGGACACATCAGGGCTCAAACCGAGCAATGAGCTTTATACTGAATATAAG AACATCGACCTGACACAGAAGAAGATGCTCTATGAAGGCCCCCTAACCTGGAGAGTCACGAAAGAAAAGGCAATCG AGGTGCAGTGCGTGCTCCTCGGGGATCTGCTGGTGCTCCTGCAGAGACAAGATGACAAAATGGtccttaaatgtcaaagtaaaagcaacATCGCTGTTCAGGAGGGAAAGCAGATGTTGAGCCCCATCATTAAGCTGGACTCAGTCTTCCTTCGGGAGGTGGCCACAG ATCGAAAGGCCTTCTATGTCATATTTACGTGGGACAGCGGTGCTCAGATCTATGAACTGGTGGCTCAGTCCGTTGGAGAGAGGAAGAT CTGGACTGAAGTGATCAAAACAGCAGTGGATGATCTAAAAAAGAGCGGAGCGCCCATGAGGTTGACACTTCCTCCTGGAAGTGGAGGAGCTCCCTTCAGTCCTTCAGC actCTCTGCCCCTCTGAGCCCCACAGAGAATGGAGGTTTAAAAGGCGTTGGTG ACCAAGATAAGGACTGTTTGACGGATGACAAGTCTTCAGACCCGCGGCACAGGCTGATTGATTTCCTGTCGGACAAAGGCTTCGACTTGATCGGCCACTCTAACAGTGATCAGGAGAAGGTGGCAAACAGCGCTCTGGATGAAG TCATGTGCCTGAAAAGGCTATTGATCCGCAGTATCAGCCTATCAGAAGACTCGCATCCTGATGAAGAAAACGGAGAGGACCAATCAGACAGGCCCTGTCAAGAAACAGATATCTTTCAATCAACAG AAGACAGCCACCCCAcagacagagctgcagaggaggAGAACGATAACCTCagtaaaaaagaagaagcaggGATGAAAggcgaggaggaggagagcatCAGTGCACCCCTGGTGTTGTCCCAGGAGAGGTTGGAGGAAGTGTGCAGGAGGCTCCACAGTCTGCAGGAACAACTGAAGAGACTACAG ACTGTAGAGGAGGAGCACCACAGACTGCAGGAGGCCCTTTCCAAGTTTTCACTGGAGGGGGGAAACTTCCAGTAA